The Primulina eburnea isolate SZY01 chromosome 6, ASM2296580v1, whole genome shotgun sequence genome contains a region encoding:
- the LOC140834674 gene encoding autophagy-related protein 8C-like, which translates to MAKSSFKLEHPLERRQAEASRIREKYPDRIPVIVEKAERSDIPDIDKKKYLVPGDLTVGQFVYVIRKRIKLSAEKAIFVFVKNILPPTASMMSAIYEENKDEDGFLYMTYSGENTFGSS; encoded by the exons ATGGCTAAAAGCTCCTTCAAATTGGAACACCCTCTCG AGAGGCGACAGGCTGAGGCTTCTCGTATCAGGGAGAAGTACCCCGACAGAATTCCG GTTATTGTGGAAAAGGCTGAAAGAAGTGACATTCCGGACATTGACAAGAAAAA atATCTGGTTCCTGGTGATCTGACAGTGGGGCAGTTTGTCTATGTTATCCGTAAAAGAATAAAGCTCAGTGCTGAGAAAGCCATATTTGTGTTTGTCAAGAACATTCTTCCTCCCACTG CTTCCATGATGTCTGCAATTTATGAGGAAAACAAAGATGAGGATGGTTTCTTGTACATGACTTACAGCGGCGAGAATACCTTTGGATCGAGCTAA
- the LOC140834673 gene encoding probable tetraacyldisaccharide 4'-kinase, mitochondrial isoform X3: protein MENVRKAVRQIAYSHTLSSLPLLHLSLLPLLSFASSLYSIALSLRHHLYNLKILTKHRLPVPVISVGNLTWGGNGKTPMVEFLARLLIDSGVSPLILTRGYGGADEAKMLRRHLQGTCAKIGIGVNRAATALSFLEKYGYVNFHDIRCSKRIFSEEKEKNLSNSDQIGAAILDDGMQVQEKDIKALESSVQKVKESVPIFLTEMAPLHFFKPEDVSFKIPLEAVKNKILLCISGIGFADSFIQRIDKMGPRYLDRLDFSDHHLFRMKDIKIVRTRIQTLESKFAAKPIVVATEKDYDRSPRILQLLEPYEVLVVCCRLQILPHDERTENSFEKIMMELFRRDELGKW from the exons ATGGAGAATGTGCGCAAAGCGGTGAGGCAAATAGCTTATTCGCACACACTCTCTTCTCTTCCTCTCCTGCACCTCTCTCTCCTTCCGCTCCTCTCCTTTGCTTCTTCCCTATACAGCATCGCTCTATCCCTCCGCCACCATCTTTATAATCTAAAGATCCTCACCAAACACAG GTTACCGGTGCCTGTGATTAGTGTTGGGAATTTGACATGGGGTGGCAACGGGAAGACGCCAATGGTGGAGTTTCTTGCACGCTTATTGATTGATTCTGGGGTTTCTCCTCTCATTCTTACAAGG GGTTATGGCGGAGCTGATGAAGCTAAAATGCTTCGGAGGCATCTGCAAGGGACATGTGCAAAGATTGGCATTGGTGTGAACCGAGCTGCCACAGCGTTGAGTTTTCTTGAAAAGTATGGCTACGTGAATTTTCATGACATTCGTTGTTCGAAAAGAATATTTTCTGAGGAGAAAGAGAAAAACCTTTCCAACTCAGACCAAATTGGTGCAGCTATACTTGATGATGGAATGCAG GTGCAGGAAAAAGACATTAAAGCCCTGGAATCATCAGTTCAGAAGGTCAAAGAATCTGTTCCTATATTCTTAACTGAAATGGCTCCATTACACTTCTTCAAACCTGAAGACGTGTCTTTTAAAATTCCACTGGAGGCTGTAAAAAACAAGATTCTGTTGTGCATATCTGGGATTGGTTTTGCCGACTCCTTCATTCAAAGGATTGATAAG ATGGGACCAAGATATTTGGATCGGTTAGACTTCAGTGATCACCATTTGTTTCGAATGAAG GATATTAAAATAGTAAGAACTAGGATTCAAACACTTGAGTCCAAGTTTGCTGCTAAGCCAATTGTTGTTGCGACTGAAAAG GATTATGACAGATCTCCACGGATTCTTCAACTCCTTGAACCATACGAAGTACTGGTTGTTTGTTGTCGCTTGCAAATATTGCCGCACGACGAGAGAACAGAAAATAGCTTTGAGAAGATCATGATGGAGCTTTTCAGGCGAGATGAACTTGGTAAATGGTAA
- the LOC140834673 gene encoding probable tetraacyldisaccharide 4'-kinase, mitochondrial isoform X1, which translates to MENVRKAVRQIAYSHTLSSLPLLHLSLLPLLSFASSLYSIALSLRHHLYNLKILTKHRLPVPVISVGNLTWGGNGKTPMVEFLARLLIDSGVSPLILTRGYGGADEAKMLRRHLQGTCAKIGIGVNRAATALSFLEKYGYVNFHDIRCSKRIFSEEKEKNLSNSDQIGAAILDDGMQHLSLWRDLEIVMINAMMPWGNHRLVPLGPLREPLTALGRADIVIIHHADLVQEKDIKALESSVQKVKESVPIFLTEMAPLHFFKPEDVSFKIPLEAVKNKILLCISGIGFADSFIQRIDKMGPRYLDRLDFSDHHLFRMKDIKIVRTRIQTLESKFAAKPIVVATEKDYDRSPRILQLLEPYEVLVVCCRLQILPHDERTENSFEKIMMELFRRDELGKW; encoded by the exons ATGGAGAATGTGCGCAAAGCGGTGAGGCAAATAGCTTATTCGCACACACTCTCTTCTCTTCCTCTCCTGCACCTCTCTCTCCTTCCGCTCCTCTCCTTTGCTTCTTCCCTATACAGCATCGCTCTATCCCTCCGCCACCATCTTTATAATCTAAAGATCCTCACCAAACACAG GTTACCGGTGCCTGTGATTAGTGTTGGGAATTTGACATGGGGTGGCAACGGGAAGACGCCAATGGTGGAGTTTCTTGCACGCTTATTGATTGATTCTGGGGTTTCTCCTCTCATTCTTACAAGG GGTTATGGCGGAGCTGATGAAGCTAAAATGCTTCGGAGGCATCTGCAAGGGACATGTGCAAAGATTGGCATTGGTGTGAACCGAGCTGCCACAGCGTTGAGTTTTCTTGAAAAGTATGGCTACGTGAATTTTCATGACATTCGTTGTTCGAAAAGAATATTTTCTGAGGAGAAAGAGAAAAACCTTTCCAACTCAGACCAAATTGGTGCAGCTATACTTGATGATGGAATGCAG CATCTGAGCTTATGGCGTGACCTGGAAATTGTGATGATCAATGCTATGATGCCGTGGGGAAATCATCGGTTGGTTCCACTTGGACCATTAAGGGAACCTCTGACAGCATTGGGCCGAGCAGATATTGTCATCATTCATCATGCAGATTTG GTGCAGGAAAAAGACATTAAAGCCCTGGAATCATCAGTTCAGAAGGTCAAAGAATCTGTTCCTATATTCTTAACTGAAATGGCTCCATTACACTTCTTCAAACCTGAAGACGTGTCTTTTAAAATTCCACTGGAGGCTGTAAAAAACAAGATTCTGTTGTGCATATCTGGGATTGGTTTTGCCGACTCCTTCATTCAAAGGATTGATAAG ATGGGACCAAGATATTTGGATCGGTTAGACTTCAGTGATCACCATTTGTTTCGAATGAAG GATATTAAAATAGTAAGAACTAGGATTCAAACACTTGAGTCCAAGTTTGCTGCTAAGCCAATTGTTGTTGCGACTGAAAAG GATTATGACAGATCTCCACGGATTCTTCAACTCCTTGAACCATACGAAGTACTGGTTGTTTGTTGTCGCTTGCAAATATTGCCGCACGACGAGAGAACAGAAAATAGCTTTGAGAAGATCATGATGGAGCTTTTCAGGCGAGATGAACTTGGTAAATGGTAA
- the LOC140834673 gene encoding probable tetraacyldisaccharide 4'-kinase, mitochondrial isoform X2 yields the protein MENVRKAVRQIAYSHTLSSLPLLHLSLLPLLSFASSLYSIALSLRHHLYNLKILTKHSVGNLTWGGNGKTPMVEFLARLLIDSGVSPLILTRGYGGADEAKMLRRHLQGTCAKIGIGVNRAATALSFLEKYGYVNFHDIRCSKRIFSEEKEKNLSNSDQIGAAILDDGMQHLSLWRDLEIVMINAMMPWGNHRLVPLGPLREPLTALGRADIVIIHHADLVQEKDIKALESSVQKVKESVPIFLTEMAPLHFFKPEDVSFKIPLEAVKNKILLCISGIGFADSFIQRIDKMGPRYLDRLDFSDHHLFRMKDIKIVRTRIQTLESKFAAKPIVVATEKDYDRSPRILQLLEPYEVLVVCCRLQILPHDERTENSFEKIMMELFRRDELGKW from the exons ATGGAGAATGTGCGCAAAGCGGTGAGGCAAATAGCTTATTCGCACACACTCTCTTCTCTTCCTCTCCTGCACCTCTCTCTCCTTCCGCTCCTCTCCTTTGCTTCTTCCCTATACAGCATCGCTCTATCCCTCCGCCACCATCTTTATAATCTAAAGATCCTCACCAAACACAG TGTTGGGAATTTGACATGGGGTGGCAACGGGAAGACGCCAATGGTGGAGTTTCTTGCACGCTTATTGATTGATTCTGGGGTTTCTCCTCTCATTCTTACAAGG GGTTATGGCGGAGCTGATGAAGCTAAAATGCTTCGGAGGCATCTGCAAGGGACATGTGCAAAGATTGGCATTGGTGTGAACCGAGCTGCCACAGCGTTGAGTTTTCTTGAAAAGTATGGCTACGTGAATTTTCATGACATTCGTTGTTCGAAAAGAATATTTTCTGAGGAGAAAGAGAAAAACCTTTCCAACTCAGACCAAATTGGTGCAGCTATACTTGATGATGGAATGCAG CATCTGAGCTTATGGCGTGACCTGGAAATTGTGATGATCAATGCTATGATGCCGTGGGGAAATCATCGGTTGGTTCCACTTGGACCATTAAGGGAACCTCTGACAGCATTGGGCCGAGCAGATATTGTCATCATTCATCATGCAGATTTG GTGCAGGAAAAAGACATTAAAGCCCTGGAATCATCAGTTCAGAAGGTCAAAGAATCTGTTCCTATATTCTTAACTGAAATGGCTCCATTACACTTCTTCAAACCTGAAGACGTGTCTTTTAAAATTCCACTGGAGGCTGTAAAAAACAAGATTCTGTTGTGCATATCTGGGATTGGTTTTGCCGACTCCTTCATTCAAAGGATTGATAAG ATGGGACCAAGATATTTGGATCGGTTAGACTTCAGTGATCACCATTTGTTTCGAATGAAG GATATTAAAATAGTAAGAACTAGGATTCAAACACTTGAGTCCAAGTTTGCTGCTAAGCCAATTGTTGTTGCGACTGAAAAG GATTATGACAGATCTCCACGGATTCTTCAACTCCTTGAACCATACGAAGTACTGGTTGTTTGTTGTCGCTTGCAAATATTGCCGCACGACGAGAGAACAGAAAATAGCTTTGAGAAGATCATGATGGAGCTTTTCAGGCGAGATGAACTTGGTAAATGGTAA
- the LOC140834673 gene encoding probable tetraacyldisaccharide 4'-kinase, mitochondrial isoform X4: MVEFLARLLIDSGVSPLILTRGYGGADEAKMLRRHLQGTCAKIGIGVNRAATALSFLEKYGYVNFHDIRCSKRIFSEEKEKNLSNSDQIGAAILDDGMQHLSLWRDLEIVMINAMMPWGNHRLVPLGPLREPLTALGRADIVIIHHADLVQEKDIKALESSVQKVKESVPIFLTEMAPLHFFKPEDVSFKIPLEAVKNKILLCISGIGFADSFIQRIDKMGPRYLDRLDFSDHHLFRMKDIKIVRTRIQTLESKFAAKPIVVATEKDYDRSPRILQLLEPYEVLVVCCRLQILPHDERTENSFEKIMMELFRRDELGKW; the protein is encoded by the exons ATGGTGGAGTTTCTTGCACGCTTATTGATTGATTCTGGGGTTTCTCCTCTCATTCTTACAAGG GGTTATGGCGGAGCTGATGAAGCTAAAATGCTTCGGAGGCATCTGCAAGGGACATGTGCAAAGATTGGCATTGGTGTGAACCGAGCTGCCACAGCGTTGAGTTTTCTTGAAAAGTATGGCTACGTGAATTTTCATGACATTCGTTGTTCGAAAAGAATATTTTCTGAGGAGAAAGAGAAAAACCTTTCCAACTCAGACCAAATTGGTGCAGCTATACTTGATGATGGAATGCAG CATCTGAGCTTATGGCGTGACCTGGAAATTGTGATGATCAATGCTATGATGCCGTGGGGAAATCATCGGTTGGTTCCACTTGGACCATTAAGGGAACCTCTGACAGCATTGGGCCGAGCAGATATTGTCATCATTCATCATGCAGATTTG GTGCAGGAAAAAGACATTAAAGCCCTGGAATCATCAGTTCAGAAGGTCAAAGAATCTGTTCCTATATTCTTAACTGAAATGGCTCCATTACACTTCTTCAAACCTGAAGACGTGTCTTTTAAAATTCCACTGGAGGCTGTAAAAAACAAGATTCTGTTGTGCATATCTGGGATTGGTTTTGCCGACTCCTTCATTCAAAGGATTGATAAG ATGGGACCAAGATATTTGGATCGGTTAGACTTCAGTGATCACCATTTGTTTCGAATGAAG GATATTAAAATAGTAAGAACTAGGATTCAAACACTTGAGTCCAAGTTTGCTGCTAAGCCAATTGTTGTTGCGACTGAAAAG GATTATGACAGATCTCCACGGATTCTTCAACTCCTTGAACCATACGAAGTACTGGTTGTTTGTTGTCGCTTGCAAATATTGCCGCACGACGAGAGAACAGAAAATAGCTTTGAGAAGATCATGATGGAGCTTTTCAGGCGAGATGAACTTGGTAAATGGTAA